Proteins found in one Diorhabda sublineata isolate icDioSubl1.1 chromosome 9, icDioSubl1.1, whole genome shotgun sequence genomic segment:
- the LOC130448761 gene encoding transcription initiation factor TFIID subunit 13 isoform X2, whose product MATQEEGFEQFEEDDAAEAALALSSAGRKRLFSKELRCMMYGFGDDQNPYTESVDIIEDLVIEFITEMTHKAMEIGRTGRVQVEDIVFLVRKDPRKYARVKDLLTMNEELKRARKAFDEIKFADSELEQKMNANILISRNDGG is encoded by the exons ATGGCTACTCAAGAAGAAGGTTTTGAACAg TTTGAAGAAGATGATGCAGCTGAAGCAGCTTTAGCTTTGAGTAGTGCAGGAAGGAAAAGACTTTTTAGTAAAGAACTCAGATGTATGATGTACGGCTTCGGAGATGATCAAAACCCGTATACAGAAAGTGTAGATATAATTGAAGATCTTGTCATTGAATTTATTACAGAAATGACTCATAA agccATGGAAATCGGTAGAACTGGTAGAGTACAGGTGGAAGATATTGTATTTTTAGTTCGGAAGGATCCTAGGAAATATGCAAGAGTAAAAGATCTGCTTACAATGAATGAAGAACTGAAGAGAGCTAGGAAAGCATTTGATGAAATCAAGTTTGCAG ATTCTGAATTAGAACAGAAAATGAATgccaatattttaatttcaagaaaTGATGGTGGATAA
- the LOC130448761 gene encoding transcription initiation factor TFIID subunit 13 isoform X3, translating to MATQEEGFEQFEEDDAAEAALALSSAGRKRLFSKELRCMMYGFGDDQNPYTESVDIIEDLVIEFITEMTHKAMEIGRTGRVQVEDIVFLVRKDPRKYARVKDLLTMNEELKRARKAFDEIKFAGKDAVVG from the exons ATGGCTACTCAAGAAGAAGGTTTTGAACAg TTTGAAGAAGATGATGCAGCTGAAGCAGCTTTAGCTTTGAGTAGTGCAGGAAGGAAAAGACTTTTTAGTAAAGAACTCAGATGTATGATGTACGGCTTCGGAGATGATCAAAACCCGTATACAGAAAGTGTAGATATAATTGAAGATCTTGTCATTGAATTTATTACAGAAATGACTCATAA agccATGGAAATCGGTAGAACTGGTAGAGTACAGGTGGAAGATATTGTATTTTTAGTTCGGAAGGATCCTAGGAAATATGCAAGAGTAAAAGATCTGCTTACAATGAATGAAGAACTGAAGAGAGCTAGGAAAGCATTTGATGAAATCAAGTTTGCAG
- the LOC130448712 gene encoding U1 small nuclear ribonucleoprotein C: MPKYYCDYCDTYLTHDSPSVRKTHCTGRKHKDNVKFFYQKWMEEQAQHLIDATTAAFKAGKIANNPFAQPGKGVAIPPPAQLTMGQRPGPGGPGMMPGPGGMGPGGPMPPMMMGPHGPMPPMMGVRAPMMGMMPMGPMGPMGAVRPPMGPPMKN; encoded by the exons ATGCCAAAGTATTATTGTGATTACTGTGATACATATTTAACACACGACTCTCCTAGTGTAAGGAAAACTCATTGTACTGGACGAAAACATAAAGACaatgttaaatttttctaccaaaAGTGGATGGAAGAACAAGCTCAACATTTAATTGATGCTACAACTGCTGCCTTCAAAGCAGGTAAAATAGCTAACAATCCTTTCGCCCAGCCTGGAAAGGGAGTAGCTATTCCACCACCTGCTCAATTAACTATGGGACAAAGGCCCGGTCCTGGTGGTCCAGGTATGATGCCAGGACCTGGAG GTATGGGCCCAGGTGGCCCCATGCCACCTATGATGATGGGTCCTCATGGTCCAATGCCTCCAATGATGGGAGTGAGAGCTCCTATGATGGGAATGATGCCTATGGGGCCCATGGGTCCTATGGGTGCTGTTCGACCGCCTATGGGGCCACCAATGAAGAACTAA